The Limanda limanda chromosome 21, fLimLim1.1, whole genome shotgun sequence genome contains the following window.
ttaatagccacattaaactccttatcttgccttctcaggtccagggacccactgtgttgtgtctacaactgcatactagtctagctttcagtactttttttaaaattaaaatagatttcgtcatagtttttattttcaaagatccgttttcgtttcgtcttcgtctcgtcttagtcatgggaaaaggggcgttaacgaatatttttaggttatcgttatcgtcaacgaaattaacactgaacTAAAATTAACTTACCCATGGTGGTTTGCAATTGGACGCCTGAATCGACGCCGTGGTCCTCGACTCGGGATAGCGGTCGGCTCCCAAGAAGCTCGTCCAAAACATCGAAAAACTGGCACGTAGTACGACCACGACCACTTGCCCCTTTGTCCCATTTGGCCTGATAGTACAGCTTCCTTACGTGCTTCCAGCGAATCCGGATCTGCTCCACGGTCCTCGGGAAGCCTCCCTCTGTCATTCTCCTGGCCACCTTTTTAAACAGCTCTCcattcctcgtcttcctcccatCCATGAACTTGATGATGTTCATGTCCTTCAGAAGGTTTAGCATGAACAGCGTCTCATCGTCGCTCCAGTAATGCGAGACTCTGGTGTTGGATCTTGCGGTGTTCTCCatattcttgtttgtttgtttgtgccggTCGGCCCTGGGCAGCGCCATTTTATCTAgctgtcgacttccgggtcacggccaggaagggagggagggagggagggagggggaggggggcaggatctcaagcatgcgcaaagacctatctagaaattagtacattcaagattcaagatttttattgtcaaatgaacagagataacatgaagtagtcactgtcaatgaaatgcttgggtcacacactctctttaagcaatgctcagtaatttcaacccaacaaaaaataaaataaaaatagaaatagtataaaatagaataaaaagaataaactagaataacaataaaatagaatataaaaaatttaaaatagaaaataaaatatatacatctaaatatatatctcacagatgaatgttcaatttgtgcagtagtgcaaatattcaagtatgcttgttatggtgctgatatgcttgttatggtgctgattaaagcattaagtactcaaaaggcacttctggcaagaatgagtgttataatatgggaaatatgtttaagtgtgtatttacagacgtcagtattcatgattgaaaatcaacaattactatatattatgtcacctcaatattaacagctatgtagcacttcagattgtccaaacatttccttgttctttcattctcatattcatacagacgacattggtcttcaaatatataacaggctatctacattaaattgtaaaatacaatattataaagttagaggggaaagcagcattgaagtaaGCAAGCGTTCTATTTTATTCCCTTAAGAGAAGTTTTAGCTTTAGTTGAAACATGAAGAGTTctgaacagagtttggtggatttgttacagctgcagctcttcagggtcaggaagcagaggatcatgggtaatataaCTAAATGCAAGaatagaaaaaatacatttatactgaAGATAAAAAATGCCTGATTAAAACTGATGAAACGTATAattcaacaataaaacatataaaacaatGAAGGTGCCATATGTAAAGTTGTACTTCTTGAATAATGTTATTTGACacttgtgttgtatttataaagATATTTAACAACAACCCAGAGTTGttttacagtttgtgtttgagtcatTGAATCAATAAATTATTTCTACACTTATGTTGTTCGAcattataatttacattttgtgttaAGATTTTGTGTTGGAAAAACTCACTTCCACAACCAACAAGGAACAACATCACATAAGAAACAACAAACTTTGTCCTCACTGACAAAACTCTGCATAAAAACCCTGAAATAGTGTTGAGAAGAGTTTTAACGTGTTTTGATTATAAAGTGAGTTCTGCactgcacagtagaaatacGCTGCTGTTTGCTGCCGCCTGCTGGCAGGGAGGAGCATTGCGTTCCTCAGTGGTCTGAACTGATTCTTTTCTGCAGCTTTAAGAAGAACTGAATTAAGCTCAACATCAGTTTCAGTGTGTTATCATTGTTAGTATTGTGTTGACCTCTCTCCCTCCTATAAATGTCAAGTTTATGAGAATATCAAGGTTCTCTAGTTTTATCTTTGTCATATATTGTTCTCATCATATAATTGAACCACGTCACCAACGTCtcataaatgtgttttgtacCCGTCTTGTTCAACGTGTTCTTGCTGTATCTTGGCCAGAAGAGATGTCATGTGTCGTTTTGACATTTATCACATTTGTACGAATCTTAGCTGATATAACAAAGGTCTTAAATCCAGATTGTGCAACAGGGCTTCAGTCTTCAGGCTGATAAAGCAGGATCATGTCTTCACAAAGGATAATATTATGCTTCAGTTGTGCAGACTCTCATTTTCTTAACAATCAGTGGGAAGTCAATGAACCTGGTTATCTTCGCCCGGCTGGTGAATCAGCTGCACAGCTCAGTGGAGTCTTATGTAAGTGCACACCTCCCTGGGACAGACTCACTGCCCTTTAGCACAGATTCCTACAGGACCTCAATGAGCAAGTTCACTCGGAACGAGCAATTAGCGACGTGCAGTAAAGATAAAGAGTCTTTGACTGAGCAGgtgtgaggagctggagcttGTAACACGTGGAGGTTAAACTCTTCAGCAAAGAGCTTTTCTCTGCTTCACTGCACGAGATTCACATCACACACTTGGAGAAagtgaaaggaaaagaaatgtaaaactaATAAAGTGTGAAATAGTGTGAGTTGTCCCTGTGGCAGTTGTCTGTGCCtctttattgtgtatttatctttattacatttaaaagcaGTAATAAATCTGTGCAGAAGGCAAAGTCACACTGATTTAACTCTAAGGTTTGTATGAAGATTAAACATAAGTTTGAAAGCATCTTCATCATTTTATCTTTACTGAATAAAACCTTTGTACAATAGTGTTTATTAAATGATTGAATTGTATTAACTAACTCACTAATTCATCATATTTTACTTTGTCTCACCAGTAAGAATCCAATCAAAGTAACTAAAGTTGTCCAGTAACTGCAGTGGAGTAAAAAGCTCAAGTtaacataatataacataatataatttaatctaAATGTAAAAACTCAAGTTAACTCCAAGTCCCTCACAACTGTAACTAAGTATAATACTTGAGTAACTAGTAACTTCGGACTCAGTTTCACTGTAGATGATtccacctgacacacacaagcccccccccacctctgccATCAACCCAAAACGTGCTGCGATGACGTCAAATCTTACAGTGACAGGAAATCAAAGCTTtatccttcacaataaaagttggCACTGCAAATTCAGATTATTTCCACTCAGTAAAGTGTTCAGCGAGTTGAGTAATGATCCTGGACAAGTTAACAGAGCCACAGTTTACATGACCAGTGTTTTACAGTGGGGTGAAGAATATAAAACTAAACTGTAGGTAGAAAAAgtacatcatattttatttatataatttaatttatgaatctagtatttaaaataaaccGTGTTTCAGCTTTTTAATCATTTCATATTTTCCCTGAGTCAACACTTTAGTTTAAACAACTTTATTAGATAGTCTTTGTGGCCTGGCTGTAAataatttactgtaaatattaataaattaacACCGTTAACTACCAGCTGTGCTCCAGCAGTGGCAGGTCTTATTGTGAAGGTCCGGACCGGAAGCGGTGTGTATCATAGTAACCACATGTCCCTGACGACAGCGCGTCAGTGAGGAAGAACATCTGGTGgcgcctcctcctcatcctcttctcccgGGTCACCTCCGGTTCTCCTCGGCCCGTGCACCTCCTCTCCCCGGCCTCCCTCCGGTTCCTCCCCGCCTCGCACACTCACCCACAGCCGGAGATCGAGCCTCTTCCGCGGGAGAAGCGACCATGAACGACACGGCGCTGCGCCTGGTGGAGTTCGGCTTCGAGCAGAGCTTCGATGAACGTCGAGCTCTGGAGTGGATGCAGGAAAACTGGTGAGAAATCCAACATGTCCTcgggttctcctcctcctggttctcctcctggttctcctcttcctgctgctcctgctcctggttctcctccggctcctcctgctcctccaggccTGCAGACAGTGCATGGTGGTGGGCTGGAGTCTGTACTTTGTGTCCTGAGCTGTTTTAAcgttttattatatttcacaTTCATATTTCACACCTCAGCGTCAAACTCGTTAAATTAAAACCTGATTAGAAACAGATGAAGGATCCAGATTCACATGATTTCACTCTAACGTCCTTCAGGATCAAATGATGAGGCTTCATCTGTTTGttgaaataaacacaacctCTCATCTGCAGACATGCAAATACATGTTCATAGAAACAACTAATGTTAAGATAAGTGTAAATATGTTCATGTTTAGCTTGATTTCAGACTCATGGGTCCATATTCCTGCTaaaataagagtaaaaatacatttgaatttgtatttgaacttcaaagttattgtttctatttctatttttaagtACAAAAGGATCAAATTCTGCTTAAAGTCACTTTAATGCTGAAGCAACTCAATGGGCATCATTTGGTAACATTCGTTCAATGTTCAAGCAAAAATCAAGGATTAGTGTTTCTTTAAATTGATAATAAGTGAATTGAAGTCTAAtgtaattttaaatgtatataagtCAGATGCACTTACATTTCTTACattagtaaaagtaaaaaatcagCCAAAtctgtttaaattaaaagtatttaATGTAGAAAAGCTAATTTCAGAATAATGCAGATAATGTTAACAGCTGTTCCATGAGGCTCCATTGACTTTATATCAGATCTGTTTAGTAACTTAGTTGAATAGTTGGGAGAAAACCAATCAGCAGGTATATTGATTCATTATTTACCCATTCACTCACTTTATGAGTAAAAATAGACAATTAACGTTCAATATTTTCTGATTCTCGTCTCCTGAACGAGAAGaattcctgtttttctttgtcaaacTAAATATCTTTGGTGATTGTTGGTGgaacaaaataatacatttaaaaatctgaCATTCAGCAAAGTAgtgattttactttatttaatattagGAAGTTCATAAACTTTCTTCTCTTAACCTTCGCAAATTGACGTAAGTGGACTGAAATGTGTTCACCTGAGATTTAAAGTAACATagaaacagaaatacagaaatacacgTCCTCAGTACTGAAGTGAGTAAATGAACGTCCTCGTCCAATAGGAAGTCTGCTGAGCGATGCTGGAGAACAGGAAATTCGTCTTTATTATCCAAACATGAATTTTGGTTTTAGCAGGCGACACATgctagtgcacacacacacacacacacacacacacatacacacacacaaacacttgaggGGTGTAATTAAAGCATCATGTTGCACCACCATGCTGCAGTTTGCAGAGAGGGAGGCGTCCTCTGTCGTATCAGCTCCTGTTCTCAGGGAGTTttaatgagacacacacacacacacacacacactcacacacagacacacacacacacacacacacacacacacacacacacacacacacacacacacacacacaggtggactTTAGAGATGCAGCAGTCCTTTCTCAAAGTTACTCCCTCTTCTGAATTGAAGTTATAGATCAGATTCTCCTCTGACCCTAATTGACCTGAAGTATCACACAGATAtgagctttgtttgttttccagttcTCCAGCTTCACACtggtttttctgcatctttgtgttgGGATGTTGGAAATTTCTTTACTACCGTctgtaacattgtgagattaGGTGGTTTGACACTTTCACTGGTTTCCAAGGGAATCATTCATGGATCCCctgggggttagggttagggtgataATGTGGAGAAGATCCAATTAAcatctggatctagtggatttaattGTGGTTTCATACAGTAAAGAGACAGCTGCTGGGTGGAGGAATGCGGAGGTGTATATCCAGACGTGTTTGTCTAATTGGCAGGTGTCAAAAGATGAATCTCTTAATCTTGATTGATGATCAAATCTGAGCTGGAGGAGActttttaattcagtttttaaCTTCTACTTTGAAAAGGACATTATGTCATCTGTGGACCTGACGAGCAGCCGCGACGCAGACGGTCAAATCTCCTCATATCTCTTTGTATTTGCAGTTCACCCTAATTGTGTAATTTCCTTTCTGTAATCTCACtcgttgtgtgtttcatcaccTTGTGAGTGGTGGAGTGATGAGCTGATCCGGGGTCAGagccctcgtcttcctcctcaccgGGTCAAAGTGCACATGGGGCTGCTGATGTGGACGTTGTTTCCTTCACTTAGGATTTAAAACGGGGACAATCACGTGTTTTATCAGATAAGGAATGTCACCGATACCAAAGGTTCTTCATGTGTTCATCACGTCTCTTGATAATTATAAGTTAATTGAAGTCTAAtgtaattttaaatgtatacaAGTCAGATGCACTTACATTTCTTATATTAGTAAAGTACGAAATCAGCAAAATctgtttaaagtaaaagtacttatGTAGAAAAGCTAATTTCAGAAAAATGCAGATAATGTTTACAGCTGTTCCATGAGGATCCATTGACTTTATATCAGATCTGTTTAGTAACTTAGTTGAATAGTTGGGAGAAAACCAATCAGCAGGTACATCGATTCATTATTTACCCATTCACTCACTTTATGAGTAAAAATAGACAATTAACGTTCAATATTTTCTGATTCTCGTCTCCTGAACGAGAagatttcctgtttttctttgtcaaacTAAATATCTTTGGTGATTGTTGGTGgaacaaaataatacatttaaaaatctgaCATTCAGCAAAGTAgtgattttactttatttaatattagGAAGTTCATATGTGTTCTTCACGTGTTCATCACGTCTCCTCGGAGCATCTCCTCTGCAGCCGGATGTTTCTTCAGACGAGCTAATGAGCTTTTTCCTCTGGTCTGCAGGAGCAAGTCCTTCATGTTCTGCGGCCTGTACGCGGCGCTGGTGTTCGCCGGCCAGCACTTCATGAGGGAAAGACCGAAGCTGAACCTGCGGCGCCCCCTGGTGCTGTGGTCGCTCAGCCTGGCCGTGTTCAGGTGAGTCGTTCTCTGCATCCGTCTCCTTGCTCCTGATTGgacacaggaagcaggaggacacCAGAGACGtcaaggaagtggagacgtgtcacTGACTTGTCTTTAGCGTCtcgttttctttatttcaagattcaagattcaagattttttattatcaaatgcacaacaatcaCGTTAAGCaggagtcacaggctctcttctagacATGctcaagtaaaaaataaaaataaaatagaaatggtataaaatagaataaaaatagaaaatcaaaaatttaaagtagaaaataaaatgtatatatctgtaAGAGCCAttatgcagtatgtgtgtgtgtatagttaaatatttatgttataGTACATAaatatagttaaatatttatgtacTATAAGAGATAATATAATCTCTTATACTATCCAGTttgtagtttaagttttgtacagttaaattatattttgtatatcgTGGTTTCtatatttcaagtatattttgttttgagcactgtttgtgtttttttttgcaacagtttgatgaatataaaaaatatatataataaatatgccAAGGTGCTGGTTTGgaggagttattgcagttcagaggagtttaaaagtcttatggccttaTTATGTTCATTTAAGAAGGAGCTCCCACCCCTCCCCTCATTTGTTAATGTGTGTActcgttgtgtgtttgctctgcagcaTCATCGGAGCCATCAGGACCGGACTCTACATGACGCACATCCTGGCGACCAGCGGCTTCAGACAGTCCGTGTGTGACATCAGCTTCTACAGCGCCCCCGTCTCCAAATTCTGGGCCTACGCCTTCGTCCTGAGCAAAGCGCCCGAGCTGGGTAAGGCGTCCAGACCCCTTCTCTCGTgaccttttctttcctctgaccTCCTAAACGCTCCAGTTGGCTCATCTGATATTATCTTAAGCCGTGCGTCTCTGGATCTGGACGCTGTCTCTGTATCGGCTCGGTAATGGAGACGGGATCGATCGATCTGGCAAATGGAGGCAGATGCTGAGGCGGCAGGAAAATTCTATTAGTGCGTGATTGATAGAGACGATGATTCCTCGGCTGCAGGCAGGAAGTGAGTCTTCATCCTCCCacgcagtgttaatttcgttgacgataaagataacgaaaaatattcgttaacgcctcttttcccatgactaagacgagacgaagacgaaacgaaaatggatctttgaaaataaaaactactgcagttggtttctaccgagctgcagtttcctcctccggtctgatctgctttcactttttgttttcacatttcgccaacgccaactaaaatatataggctgcagctatatgtttttatttatttcaaaatagggttcttcttatttcatacatttcccacaaatatggggatgactcaaataaccctacatagttctgcgtttaatttatttcaaagtagaccTACACTTggctgtgtattttcttctcctcttcataagcatttggtgtttccctttgttgtaacaggtaaaaataaataaaatgtcaacagttttctttattgttgttctataatttcataaatgcaataatctacagattagtatagtataactttatataaaattttatcagctttgttatcaaatatgttttgcggctccagacaaattttatttgggggaagagggggcaaaatggctcttttgatagtaaaggttgccgacccctgctatagacctataggagggacatctaatggacaacctaagtactgcaagctagactagtacgcagttgtagacacaacacagggggtccctggacctgagaagggaagataaggagtttaatgtggctattaaatgtgactaaaactagactaaaatgtaatttgttttcgtcgactaaaactagactaaaatgtaatttgttttcgtcgactaaaactagactaaaactaagaaggataaaaatgactaaatgtgactaaaactaatatgcattttcgtcaaaagactaagactaaatcaaaaatagctgccaaaattaacactgctccCACGGGTCCGAGCTTCACTTCACCGCATCACACAGAACATCGGTGTGAAAGTGTAGAAACTAGCAGAGAGACTTCATCCTGCGTCTGTGTGAGGGAACTTCTCTCAGGCTCCAGGATTTTCTTGAGAGTTACGTGACACCAGCCTGCTCCAGCGTCGCCAGGTGACCTGTTATCAGAAGGTCGACTCGGCGCCTGAGGGGACGTGTTGCTTCACAACCGTCTCCATGTGCACGTGAAGAATGTGAGCAGTGACACTGGAGTGGGTTGAAAAGAAAGCTTCTGTTTTCATAGCCTTAAGATGTCGTtatattacatcaaagaaacgTGACggaggtttgatatttttacagtttaaccacaaACTTAAATTCTCATCTTTTcagctttgtttgtttggtaaAATACCAGTTTTCATATAAGGAAGATGAATCTCAATCTTTGGGTTCTTGACGATGacctcccctctgtctcccgCAGGCGACACCATGTTCATCATCCTGAGGAAGCAGCGCCTCATCTTCCTGCACTGGTACCACCACATCACCGTGCTGCTCTACTCCTGGTACTCCTACAAGGACCAGGTGGCGGGCGGCGGCTGGTTCATGACCATGAACTACGTGGTCCACGCCTTCATGTACACTTACTACGCGGCGCGGGCCGGCGGCGTGCGGGTTCCCCGTCCCTTCGCCATGATCATCACGGCCACCCAGATCCTGCAGATGGTGATGGGGCTGACGGTGCTGGGCCTGGTTTACTACTGGATGCACGAGGTGCGCTGTCCGTCCAACATGGACAACGTCACATGGGGCTCCATGATGTACCTCAGCTACTTGATCCTCTTCGCCTTGTTCTTCTACAACTCCTACCTCAGAGGCGCCGCCGGCGCCAAAGGCTCCAAGGCCGAGTAGAGATCCTGACCGTCCCGTCAACGTGTGCCAACCGCAGAGATGACCGACAGGGAGGGGCCATGAATGTGTGAGTCACGGCTGGTGAACAGGCTCCTCCTCTTGTTACGTCATCATCCACTGACTTTTAATACCCGTCTGTTGCTCTAAACACTGACACATCATCCACTGACTCAGCCGGAGCGAGGAGGCGGGGTCTGACTCGGCACAGTTTGATATTCACAGTGATTATAGAATCATGAGAGTCCATGTCTCACTTCATCTAATCCTATGAAAGACAAGAATTTGTCTGAGGTGATGAAcacatgtttttatgttgtaATGAAAAGGTGAAAAATCTCTGAACTAGAACAAACTGTTGTAAAATATTGAAGGATTCGTTCCAGATTTTGTGAAAAAC
Protein-coding sequences here:
- the LOC133028301 gene encoding elongation of very long chain fatty acids protein 6-like; the encoded protein is MNDTALRLVEFGFEQSFDERRALEWMQENWSKSFMFCGLYAALVFAGQHFMRERPKLNLRRPLVLWSLSLAVFSIIGAIRTGLYMTHILATSGFRQSVCDISFYSAPVSKFWAYAFVLSKAPELGDTMFIILRKQRLIFLHWYHHITVLLYSWYSYKDQVAGGGWFMTMNYVVHAFMYTYYAARAGGVRVPRPFAMIITATQILQMVMGLTVLGLVYYWMHEVRCPSNMDNVTWGSMMYLSYLILFALFFYNSYLRGAAGAKGSKAE